ATGAGAACGGCGGCGCTCAGGGCGCCGGTGGCATAGAGCAGGGCGTAGAGCGTGTTGTGCAGGATGAGCGCCCCGGCGACGGGCTGCTGGTGAGCGACGCTGGCAATCACGTTCATGGAAGCGAAGTTGGGAACGAGATAGGCGGCGGCGGTGGTGGCCCAGCGGGAAACGCCTTCGCTCATCTGGGCGAAGGCGCGCAGGTCTTCCGCGAAGGTTCCAATGACGAAGAGCGCGAAGGCCATCACCGCAGAAAGCAGCGGCGACGAGAAGGTGGAGAACAAAAGAGCCAGCGCGGTGATGACGATGAATTGAAGCACGATGAAGTAAAGGGCGACAAAGATCCATTTGTCGCCAGGCTCGAACTTGCCGGCCACGTAGTAGAGGGCGGCGAAGACGCCCACGGCCATGATGGAAGCGTTGACGATCAGCGTGCCGACCAGCCCGGTGAACTTGCCCAGGACGAACTCCCAGCGGCGCACGGGGCGGGCCAGCAAGGTGTAGAGCGTGCGCTTCTCCATTTCTTTCCAGACCAGGCCGATGCCGATGAAGATGGCGATGAGGATGCCGAACAGGGAAACCGAAGTGAGACCAAGATTGATGACCACCTGGCGGCCGATGTCGATGGAAACCTGGCCGACGAGCACCGACGCAGCCGTGAGCAGCAGGGCGAAGAAGATGAGGTTGTAGAGGACGCGGTCGCGCACGGCCTCGCGGAAGGTATTGAAGGCGATGGTGGCGATGCGGGAGGTCATGGCGCGGAAACCTCCGCACGCGGGGCGATCTGTTGGACGAAGTAGTCCTCGAGGGTGGCGCGCACCGGCGTCACCGAGATGAGGCGGCAGGTGTCGCGGCGAAGGAGGTCGATGCAGGCGTCCAGTTTTTCTTCGGCGAGGACGGCGGCGATGGTGTCGCCGGTGACGCGGCACTCGGCACCGAGAGCGCGGACGGCATCCAGCGCAGACGGGCCTTGCCAGAGGACCTCGACCTTGCCGCGGCCGGCGGCGGTGAGGGAAGCGACGGCGCCGACGGCACGAAGCTCACCGAGGTGTAGCACGGCGACGCGGTCGCAGAGGGCTTCGGCGTCGGAGAGGATGTGAGTGGAGAAGAAGACGGTCTTGCCTTCGTCCTTGAGGGCGCGGATAAGGTCGCGGACCTCGCGGCGGCCGACCGGATCGAGGCCGCTCATGGGCTCGTCGAGGAAAACGACTTCGGGATCGTGCAGGATGGCCTGGGCGATTCCCACGCGCTGCAACATGCCCTTGGAAAACTTGCGCAGCGCGGTATCGCGAGCGCCGGCCAGGCCGACACGCTCCAGCAGTTCCGCAGCGCGACGGCGGCGCGTGAGGGCGTCCATGCCGGAGAGGTGGCCGTAGTAGTCGAGCAGCTCGGAGGCGGTGAGTTGGTCGTAGAAGTAGGGTTGCTCGGGAAGAAATCCGATGCGGGCCTTCACGCGCGGATCGTCATGGGCCATGCCCAGGATGCGGGCGGAGCCGGCGGTGGGGAAGATGATCCCCATCAGCAGCTTCAGCGTAGTGGTCTTGCCGGCGCCGTTGGGGCCGAGATAGCCGAACACCTCACCCGGCTCGACAGCCAGCTCGAGCGGCTTGAGCGCGACCTTTTCTTTCTTGCGCAAGAAGCCGACGGTGTAGGTCTTGGCAAGTCCCTGAATTTCGATGGCGGACATAGTGCGACGGTAAACGTAGTCCTACGGGGATATTTTACGAAAAGATGGGGCAGTGTGGATAAGCGGCCAGTCGAGTGAGTCAGTGAATCGTTGAGGTATCTTCCCACGTCTGCGCCGAAAGGCGGCGCAGACATGGGGCACCTTCGGGCATGCCGTTCACGGCTGGGTAGCGGAGTCGGGCATCGCGAGCACGCCTTGGTTGGCGCCGGTGAGGGCGCGGAGCTGGCGCAGGACGGGCTGCAACGCTTCGAGTACCTGGACGGCTGTGCGTTCGCTGGAGTCCGGTTGCTTCTCAAGCAAGCGCTGCAAGAATGGCTTCCTTTCCGGGAAGAGCTTGAGCTTGACCTCCTCGCTTTCGGGGATGTTGGCGGCCTTCTTGGCCAGCTCGAGCGCTTTGGGGAAGCCGCCGAGCTCGTCCACCAGGCCCAGCGCCTTGGCGTCCTCGCCCGACCAGATGCGTCCGCGAGCGATTTTCAGCACTTCGTCCTTCGGCATCTTGCGACCGTCGGCGACCTTGCTGGTGAAGTCGTCGTAGATGCGGTCGAGGGCGGCCTGGAAACGCGCCCACTCCGTGGGCGAGTAGTCGTGGGTGCCGGTCCACATGGTGGCGTTCTGGCCGAAGTGCAGTTCATCCCAGGAGATGCCGGTCTTTTCCCAGAAGCCGGAGGTGAGCAGCTTGCCGGCGAGCACGCCGATGGAAGCGGTGACGGTGCCAGGCTGAGCCACGATCTTGTCTGCGGGCATGGCCACAAAGTAGCCACCGGAGCCGGCCAGGAATCCCATGCTGACGATGACGGGCTTGCCCGCCTGGCGGGCGCGGACGACTTCGCGCCAGATGGTGTCGGAGGCGACGTAAGAGCCGCCGGGGCTATCCACGCGGAAGAGGATGGCCTTGACGTCCTTGTCCGCGACCGCGGCGCGGAAGGCCGCGGCCACGGTGTCTGAACCCATCCTGATATCGCCGAAGATGGGGTCGTAGCTGTTTTCGCCGCGCTGGACCTCACCCACGCCGTAGATGAGAGCGATGGTCTTGCCTTCCTGGTGCGGGCGGCCGGCGCGTTCCAGGTACTTATCCAGGAAGAGGAAGGGTGTGCTCTCGCCGGCGCGCTGTTTCACCTTGGCGAGGACTTCGTCGCGGTAGGCGACGCCATCCACCAGCTTGGCGGCGACGGCTTCCGAACCGAGGAACGGGCCACGGTCGATGAGCGAGCGGACGTCGGGCTCGCTCAAGCGGCGTCCCTGGGCGATGCCGCGCACCAGTTGGTTGAACCAGGTCTCGACCACCTTGCCGAGGGATTCGCGGTGGGCGGGCGTGAACTTCTTCTCGGTATAGGTGTTGAGGGCGTTCTTGTATTCGTAGCGCTGGTCGCCGTGGAAGCGGGCGCCGAGCTTCTCAAAGGCGCCGGCCAGGAACATGGGCTCGGCCATGTAGCCGGTGAGACCGAGATCGCCGGAGGGCTGCAGCCAGATCTCGTCGCAGGCGGTGGCGAGGTAGTAGGCCTGGTTGGCGGGACCGAATTCGCCGAAGGTCTCGGAATAGGCGATGGCGAATTTCTTTTTGGCGCGGAAGCGCTCAATGGCGTCGCGCACCTCCTGGGCCTGCGCCATGGACAGCGGGAACGCTTCGATCCAGGCGACAAGGCCGACGACGCGGTCGTCGTTCGAGGCGCGGTCGAGGGCGTCTACTACGTCGCGCACGACGACGCGATCACGCAGCATGGCCCGGGCGACGGGATCGTCGGGCACGTATTCCACCATCTGCGTGTCCAGATGGACCTCAAGGACGACGCGCCCAGGAATGCGCTCCTGGTACTTGCGGTAGCCGAGAATGGCGACCACCACGATGAGATATACAAGGACCAGACTGCCGACGAACGTGGCAAGACGCTGGAAGGTCTGCTTCATGGCTTGTTCTCCAAGGTATCGGTGTGTTTCTGACGGCTCTGGTGCAGGCGGGCCTCAGCCTGGCGGACGCGTTCGGCTGCATCCGGATCCCGCGGAAAGAGCGCGGCTTCCTCGCGGTAAAGCCGCAGCGCTCCTTCGAGGTCGCCGCGCTGTTCCAAAACTTCCGCGAGTATCGTGTGATAGCCGGCAACGTCGGGGTCCAGGCGAATGGCATATTCCATGGCTGCTTGCGCCTGCGGCAGGTCGCCCTGGCTGCGGCGCACCAGCCCAAGATAAAGGAACTGCATGCTGTTGCGGGGATCGGCCTGGATGGCGCGGCTCAGCAGGCGCTCGGCCTGGGCGAAGTCCCCGAGGCGATAGTAGGTGATGCCCAGACTGAAATTGCCCCACCAGTAGTTGGGATCGACGGCCAGAATCTCGCGGTAGAGGGAGATGGCCAGTTCGGTCTGGCCGCGGTCAAGGAGCTCATTGGCCAGGAAGGCGCGCGCCAACACGTTCTGCGGAGCGATTTCGACTCCCCGCGAGTAGAGCAACAGATTGGTGGCCCAATGAGGAGCTTGGGCGGCCGTGCCTGCACCCAGCAGCACAAGCAGCAGGAGCAGGATCGCGACCTGTCCGGCGGGCAGCCCGAAGCGCAACCTGCGTCCCAGGCGGATGCGGCGGACCGCCAGCGCGACCAGCATGACAAAGCCAACCGAAGGCAGGTAGAGATAACGGTCCCCGACCATCTGGGTGAAGCGGAAGGCGGGCAGGTTCAGCACCGGCAGGATGGGGAGTAGCCAGACAAGGCCGGCGGCAAGCGCCGGCGATGGCCACCGTCGCCAGCACAGCGCGGCCACGGCAGCCAGGGCAAGCAGAGCCAGCAGCGGCAGCACAAAGCTGGCAAAGCCCGGCGAAGTGACGAACGGGCTGTCGTAGAAGGCACTGAGACCGACCGGCAGGAGCAGCTTCCGGGCGTAGAACCAGACGACCGAAGGCAGGGTCCAGAGCACCGTCTCCCAGGTAACGGGAGTGACGGCATTGCCTAGCTTGCCCAGAGCGAGAAAACGCACCGGCAGATACAAGAGCGTGAGCAGCCAATAGGGAAGCGACTGACGGAGCGCCCGGACCACCGTTCCCGGCGAAGAGTCGGTCATCCATGCATAGAGCGCAATCATGAGCGGCAGAACGATGACGCTCTCCTTGGTGAGCAGCGCCAGCGCGTAGGAGAGCAGGGAAAGAACGGGCCACAGGGGCCGCCGAGCCTCCTGCCGGGCGCACAGCCAGAACAGAAAAGCAGAGCAGGCGAACAGAGCGGCCAGGGGATCGCTGGCACTCGACACCCAGGCCACGGCTTCGATATGGACGGGATGGAGGCCGAAAATCAAGGCGGCGAACGCAGCCAGCCATGCGTCCCGGCTGATGGCGAGCGCCAGCCGCCCCACCATCAGGGTGACGGCCAGATGGAGCACGAGGGAACTGGCGTGCCAGGCCATGGGGTTCAGACCGAACAGGGTGCGGTTGACCAGCAGCCAGAGCAGGAACACC
This is a stretch of genomic DNA from Terriglobales bacterium. It encodes these proteins:
- a CDS encoding ABC transporter ATP-binding protein, translating into MSAIEIQGLAKTYTVGFLRKKEKVALKPLELAVEPGEVFGYLGPNGAGKTTTLKLLMGIIFPTAGSARILGMAHDDPRVKARIGFLPEQPYFYDQLTASELLDYYGHLSGMDALTRRRRAAELLERVGLAGARDTALRKFSKGMLQRVGIAQAILHDPEVVFLDEPMSGLDPVGRREVRDLIRALKDEGKTVFFSTHILSDAEALCDRVAVLHLGELRAVGAVASLTAAGRGKVEVLWQGPSALDAVRALGAECRVTGDTIAAVLAEEKLDACIDLLRRDTCRLISVTPVRATLEDYFVQQIAPRAEVSAP
- the sppA gene encoding signal peptide peptidase SppA; translated protein: MKQTFQRLATFVGSLVLVYLIVVVAILGYRKYQERIPGRVVLEVHLDTQMVEYVPDDPVARAMLRDRVVVRDVVDALDRASNDDRVVGLVAWIEAFPLSMAQAQEVRDAIERFRAKKKFAIAYSETFGEFGPANQAYYLATACDEIWLQPSGDLGLTGYMAEPMFLAGAFEKLGARFHGDQRYEYKNALNTYTEKKFTPAHRESLGKVVETWFNQLVRGIAQGRRLSEPDVRSLIDRGPFLGSEAVAAKLVDGVAYRDEVLAKVKQRAGESTPFLFLDKYLERAGRPHQEGKTIALIYGVGEVQRGENSYDPIFGDIRMGSDTVAAAFRAAVADKDVKAILFRVDSPGGSYVASDTIWREVVRARQAGKPVIVSMGFLAGSGGYFVAMPADKIVAQPGTVTASIGVLAGKLLTSGFWEKTGISWDELHFGQNATMWTGTHDYSPTEWARFQAALDRIYDDFTSKVADGRKMPKDEVLKIARGRIWSGEDAKALGLVDELGGFPKALELAKKAANIPESEEVKLKLFPERKPFLQRLLEKQPDSSERTAVQVLEALQPVLRQLRALTGANQGVLAMPDSATQP
- a CDS encoding ABC transporter permease — encoded protein: MTSRIATIAFNTFREAVRDRVLYNLIFFALLLTAASVLVGQVSIDIGRQVVINLGLTSVSLFGILIAIFIGIGLVWKEMEKRTLYTLLARPVRRWEFVLGKFTGLVGTLIVNASIMAVGVFAALYYVAGKFEPGDKWIFVALYFIVLQFIVITALALLFSTFSSPLLSAVMAFALFVIGTFAEDLRAFAQMSEGVSRWATTAAAYLVPNFASMNVIASVAHQQPVAGALILHNTLYALLYATGALSAAVLIFEHRNLK
- a CDS encoding tetratricopeptide repeat protein gives rise to the protein MKPTSEAALAPQSSATGPRLLLALALLLTALAYIATLGFQFVNDDGSQIVLNRRLESWSYVPSYFQEHVWAHMQGRREGNYYRPVFLLWLLVNRTLFGLNPMAWHASSLVLHLAVTLMVGRLALAISRDAWLAAFAALIFGLHPVHIEAVAWVSSASDPLAALFACSAFLFWLCARQEARRPLWPVLSLLSYALALLTKESVIVLPLMIALYAWMTDSSPGTVVRALRQSLPYWLLTLLYLPVRFLALGKLGNAVTPVTWETVLWTLPSVVWFYARKLLLPVGLSAFYDSPFVTSPGFASFVLPLLALLALAAVAALCWRRWPSPALAAGLVWLLPILPVLNLPAFRFTQMVGDRYLYLPSVGFVMLVALAVRRIRLGRRLRFGLPAGQVAILLLLLVLLGAGTAAQAPHWATNLLLYSRGVEIAPQNVLARAFLANELLDRGQTELAISLYREILAVDPNYWWGNFSLGITYYRLGDFAQAERLLSRAIQADPRNSMQFLYLGLVRRSQGDLPQAQAAMEYAIRLDPDVAGYHTILAEVLEQRGDLEGALRLYREEAALFPRDPDAAERVRQAEARLHQSRQKHTDTLENKP